One window of the Diospyros lotus cultivar Yz01 chromosome 12, ASM1463336v1, whole genome shotgun sequence genome contains the following:
- the LOC127786929 gene encoding shaggy-related protein kinase theta-like, giving the protein MNVMRRLKSIASGRSSVSDPVGDSSIKRAKVDKEVDQNVIGQPHSSDRCATALERNVASTSMETAASASSSRAGKPAYDELPKEMREMKIRDDKADSNDDKHIETTFIKGNGTEAGQIITTTVGGLHGQQKETISYMAERVVGTGSFGVVFQAKCLETGESVAIKKVLQDKRYKNRELQIMRLLDHPNVVKLKHCFFSTTEKDEVYLNLVLEYVAETVYRVSRQYSRINQHVPIIYVQLYTYQICRALNYIHNVVGVCHRDIKPQNLLVNSHTHQLKLCDFGSAKMLVPGEPNISYICSRYYRAPELIFGATEYTNAIDMWSVGCVLAELLLGKPLFPGESGVDQLVEIIKILGTPTREEIKCMNPNYNEFKFPQIKAHPWRKVFVKQMPREAVDLVSRLLQYSPHLRCTALEACAHPFFDDLREPNASLPNGRPLPPLFNFTAQELARTPVQLRQRLIPEHAKK; this is encoded by the exons ATGAATGTCATGCGTCGCCTCAAGAGCATTGCCTCCGGCCGCTCCTCCGTTTCCGATCct GTTGGGGATTCTAGTATTAAAAGAGCAAAGGTTGACAAAGAAGTAGATCAGAACGTTATTGGCCAACCACATTCCTCTGATAGATGTGCTACTGCCTTAGAGAGAAATGTGGCTTCCACATCTATGGAAACTGCTGCAAGTGCAAGCTCATCTCGTGCAGGAAAACCTGCTTATGATGAACTCCCAAAAGAGATGCGCGAAATGAAAATCAGGGATGACAAAGCTGATAGCAATGATgataaa CATATAGAGACCACATTTATTAAAGGGAATGGAACAGAAGCTGGTCAGATAATTACCACTACTGTAGGCGGTCTACATGGGCAGCAGAAAGAA ACTATCTCATACATGGCAGAGCGTGTGGTTGGTACTGGTTCATTCGGCGTAGTCTTTCAG GCCAAGTGCCTGGAAACTGGTGAAAGTGTTGCCATAAAGAAGGTGTTGCAGGATAAGAGATACAAGAATAGAGAACTCCAGATTATGCGCTTACTAGACCATCCTAATGTTGTTAAACTAAAGCACTGTTTCTTCTCAACTACTGAAAAAGATGAGGTGTACCTTAATCTTGTTTTAGAATATGTAGCTGAAACTGTCTACCGAGTGTCAAGGCAATATAGccggataaaccaacatgtgcCCATCATTTATGTACAACTGTATACCTACCAG ATATGCCGTGCTCTTAATTACATTCACAATGTTGTTGGTGTATGCCACCGTGATATTAAACCACAAAATCTATTG GTTAATTCCCACACGCATCAGCTAAAGTTGTGCGATTTTGGGAGCGCAAAGATGTTG GTGCCAGGTGAACCCAACATATCATATATTTGTTCACGGTATTATAGGGCTCCTGAACTGATATTTGGGGCTACAGAATACACAAATGCAATTGATATGTGGTCTGTTGGCTGTGTTTTGGCTGAGCTACTTTTGGGCAAG CCTCTATTTCCAGGAGAAAGTGGGGTTGATCAGCTGGTGGAAATTATTAAG ATATTGGGAACACCAACTAGAGAGGAAATAAAGTGCATGAATCCTAATTACAATGAATTCAAGTTTCCTCAGATCAAAGCTCACCCATGGCGCAAG GTGTTTGTCAAACAAATGCCACGTGAAGCAGTGGATCTGGTCTCAAGGCTGCTCCAGTATTCTCCACATCTACGTTGCACTGCT TTGGAGGCATGTGCGCACCCTTTCTTTGATGATCTGAGGGAACCGAATGCATCTTTGCCAAATGGCCGGCCACTACCTCCCTTGTTTAATTTCACAGCTCAAG AGCTAGCTCGCACACCTGTTCAACTGCGCCAACGCCTTATTCCTGAGCACGCAAAGAAATAG
- the LOC127786475 gene encoding E3 ubiquitin-protein ligase At4g11680-like — MSTVRPSRSPADDGSTTNGVDTTPLLSDQIFRSRRFGRRQPSLRGAARFLRRVSSRRMMREPSMRVREAAAEQIEERQSHWAYSRPLVVLDLMWNIAFVTIAVVVLVLSQRESPSTPLRLWIVGYALQCLLHMVCVSVEYKRRRTSLDSLRSRGQSGGWWGRLNSSSSLDSDGTDAEDYLQERPQSEDDSSVAKHLESANTMFSFIWWIIGFYWVSSNGETLTHDAPQLYWLCMTFLAFDVFFVVICVAVACVIGIAVCCCLPCIIAILYAVADQEGATTEDIERLPKFKFRRIGEFEKQNGEIQESFGGIMTECDTDMSIERALSAEDAECCICICAYDDGTELRALPCHHHFHCSCIDKWLYINATCPLCKFNILKNGNQSGSEEP, encoded by the exons ATGTCGACGGTTAGGCCGTCTCGCTCTCCGGCCGACGACGGTAGTACTACCAACGGCGTCGACACGACGCCGTTGCTTTCGGATCAGATCTTCCGGAGCCGGCGGTTTGGGCGGCGGCAGCCGAGCCTCCGCGGAGCGGCGCGGTTCCTCCGGCGCGTGAGCAGCCGGAGGATGATGCGCGAGCCATCGATGCGCGTGCGCGAGGCGGCGGCGGAGCAGATCGAGGAGCGCCAGAGCCACTGGGCCTACTCGCGTCCGCTCGTGGTCCTCGACCTCATGTGGAACATAGCGTTCGTCACCATCGCCGTCGTCGTGTTGGTGCTGAGCCAGAGAGAATCGCCGAGCACGCCGTTGAGGCTTTGGATTGTCGGCTATGCCCTCCAATGTCTGCTTCACATGGTGTGCGTGTCTGTCGAGTACAAGCGGCGGCGTACTTCACTGGATAGTTTGCGATCCCGAGGGCAGAGTGGTGGTTGGTGGGGCAGATTGAATTCCAGTTCGAGCTTGGACAGTGATGGAACAGACGCCGAGGATTATCTGCAGGAGCGGCCTCAGAGTGAAGATGACAGTAG TGTTGCCAAGCATCTGGAATCTGCAAATACAATGTTCTCATTTATTTGGTGGATCATCGGATTCTATTGGGTATCCTCTAATGGTGAAACTTTAACACACGATGCTCCTCAACTTTACTG GCTCTGCATGACATTTTTGGCATTTGATGTGTTCTTTGTTGTTATCTGTGTTGCTGTGGCATGTGTCATTGGTATTGCTGTTTGCTGCTGTCTACCATGTATCATTGCGATCTTATATGCAGTAGCAGATCAG GAAGGAGCAACAACGGAAGACATTGAAAGGCTgcccaaattcaaatttcggagGATTGGTGAATTTGAGAAACAAAATGGGGAGATCCAAGAATCCTTTGGAGGAATAATGACTGAATGTGATACTGATATGTCCATTGAACGAGCCCTTTCTGCAGAGGATGCT GAATGCTGTATTTGCATTTGTGCCTATGATGATGGAACTGAACTGCGGGCACTCCCCTGCCATCACCATTTCCACTGTTCCTGCATCGACAAGTGGTTATACATCAACGCGACATGCCCTCTCTGCAAATTCAATATACTGAAGAATGGCAATCAAAGTGGAAGTGAGGAACCCTAG